The Mytilus galloprovincialis chromosome 7, xbMytGall1.hap1.1, whole genome shotgun sequence genome has a window encoding:
- the LOC143084209 gene encoding monocarboxylate transporter 12-like has product MDSGYSWVILTGAFMNYMILTGVLKSFGILYAELLDQYDITSGQGAFIFSLKVFMLAISGALSGFLSTTFSFRGVTFVGGLLIGSGLCFSGLTSRPEMLFLTYSLLTGTGIGLCIPSSLSIVNFYFNKKRALASGIVTSAGGVSALIFPALYRWFFDSYGIRGGLVLLGGVVLNVCVGSLLLRQPAQLRKRTQFDNEHTKSFLNSCWTETSKYLSILRNTFKQIIQNPSFRLYTAAFSFALVGYTANFTVIPPHLRSRGISDNDIVTTIMISGIGELISRIGVGYIVDKKFVKAETVFIANMGISGILSIVFPFFDEVSVNYTYSLLAGLLPGAINLLMMLMLSPVIGVEQLPSALSLSYLFIHTFYLIGMPFIGYMDDLTGNWNVSFYSIGVILILSAILVLIGTLTYNVEQKSQDINEEVALEFLQSPESKPMLAVSKISRV; this is encoded by the exons ATGGATTCGGGTTACTCTTGGGTAATTCTTACAG GAGCTTTTATGAACTATATGATACTGACAGGTGTTTTAAAATCATTTGGTATCCTATACGCAGAACTACTAGACCAATATGATATAACATCGGGACAAGGTGCTTTCATTTTCAGTTTGAAAGTTTTCATGTTGGCAATTTCAG GTGCATTATCAGGATTTCTAAGTACTACATTTTCGTTTCGAGGTGTTACATTCGTTGGAGGATTACTGATCGGAAGTGGATTATGCTTCAGTGGTTTGACCAGTAGACCTGAAATGTTATTTCTGACCTATAGTTTACTAACAG GTACTGGAATAGGTTTATGTATACCATCATCACTATCAATCGTCAACTTTTACTTCAACAAGAAAAGAGCTTTAGCCAGCGGAATTGTGACATCAGCCGGTGGCGTATCAGCTTTGATATTCCCCGCTCTGTACAGATGGTTTTTTGATTCATACGGAATAAGGGGCGGACTTGTTCTATTAGGTGGTGTGGTTTTAAATGTGTGTGTAGGCAGTTTGTTGTTAAGACAGCCAGCACAATTAAGGAAAAGAACACAATTTGACAACGAACATACAAAGTCTTTTCTTAATTCATGTTGGACTGAGACAAGTAAATACTTGAGTATTTTAAGGAATACGTTCAAACAAATCATACAAAATCCCAGTTTTAGACTGTACACTGCGGCTTTTTCTTTTGCACTAGTTGGCTACACTGCAAACTTCACAGTCATTCCCCCACACTTGCGCAGTCGAGGGATTTCTGACAACGATATTGTGACGACAATAATGATAAGCGGCATAGGAGAATTAATTTCTCGGATTGGAGTTGGATATATAGTCgacaaaaaatttgtgaaagcagaAACAGTTTTTATTGCAAATATGGGAATAAGTGGAATATTAAGTATCGTGTTTCCTTTTTTCGACGAAGTAAGTGTGAATTATACATACAGTCTATTAGCTGGGTTACTTCCGGGAGCTATTAATTTATTGATGATGTTGATGTTGTCTCCAGTTATAGGAGTTGAACAGTTGCCTTCCGCTTTGTCATTGTCATATTTATTCATTCATACCTTTTATTTGATTGGAATGCCATTTATAG GGTACATGGACGATTTGACTGGAAACTGGAATGTGTCATTCTACAGTATTGGTGTAATTCTTATTTTGTCAGCCATTTTAGTATTGATTGGAACTCTAACATATAACGTCGAACAAAAATCTCAAGATATTAACGAGGAAGTGGCATTAGAATTTTTACAAAGCCCAGAAAGCAAGCCTATGTTAGCCGTATCAAAAATTAGTAGAGTATGA